In Lachnospiraceae bacterium, one DNA window encodes the following:
- the srtB gene encoding class B sortase: MEDNKKSGRGTLWKIVVCVALLVFLVSGGLTLHSYLADKRAQEEYERLAREAAQTTQETITIEETEKQELETEPEKEEYQSPYDFEKLKEENPDTIGWIHIPDTKISYPIVQGTDNDFYLKHDFNGEASVAGSIYLDYESEGDFEGRNNILYGHNMKNGSMFKDIVRYKDPSYFKEHQYFSIYTPEREIRLKAVSCYYGEAKPIVRKTRFKSQEAFDEFVKEMIAPCSYAETVEYPVKALYTFVTCSYEINDARTFLFAVEADEEGNEITADEEYQQKMTDLMIKKAEEAEAVSKETGKK, from the coding sequence ATGGAAGACAACAAAAAAAGCGGCAGAGGTACTCTGTGGAAAATAGTGGTCTGCGTTGCTCTTCTGGTGTTTTTAGTAAGCGGCGGCCTGACTTTGCACAGTTATCTTGCAGATAAAAGAGCCCAGGAAGAGTATGAACGTCTTGCAAGGGAAGCTGCCCAGACAACCCAGGAGACCATTACAATAGAAGAAACGGAAAAACAGGAACTGGAGACAGAACCTGAAAAAGAGGAATACCAGTCACCCTATGATTTTGAAAAATTAAAAGAGGAAAATCCTGATACTATCGGCTGGATCCATATTCCGGATACGAAGATCAGTTATCCTATTGTACAGGGAACAGATAATGATTTTTACCTGAAACATGATTTCAACGGGGAAGCAAGTGTAGCCGGAAGTATTTATCTGGATTATGAAAGCGAAGGAGATTTTGAGGGAAGAAATAATATCCTTTACGGACACAATATGAAGAACGGAAGCATGTTTAAAGATATTGTCCGCTATAAAGATCCTTCTTATTTTAAAGAGCATCAGTATTTTTCTATTTATACTCCTGAACGGGAGATACGTTTAAAGGCGGTATCCTGCTATTATGGAGAGGCAAAGCCTATTGTGCGCAAGACCCGTTTTAAGAGTCAGGAAGCTTTTGATGAGTTTGTAAAAGAGATGATCGCCCCATGCTCCTATGCAGAAACCGTAGAATACCCGGTGAAAGCACTGTATACATTTGTAACCTGCAGCTATGAGATCAATGATGCAAGAACTTTTCTGTTTGCTGTAGAGGCAGATGAAGAGGGAAATGAGATCACGGCGGATGAAGAGTATCAGCAAAAGATGACAGACCTGATGATCAAAAAGGCAGAGGAAGCAGAGGCAGTTTCTAAGGAAACTGGGAAAAAGTAG